The following are encoded together in the Streptomyces sp. NBC_01465 genome:
- a CDS encoding TerD family protein, with translation MGASMTMLKGTNVPVSAQAVRIELGWRSGPGVPDVDASALLLASGKVRSDADFVFYNQPAHASGAVRHEGKKPAGDGVSDTLAVDLARVEPSIERIVLAASADGGSFGQVPGLYIRVLDAGSGAELARFDSQDASVETAFLLGELYRRQGAWKFRAVGQGYSSGLAGLATDFGISVDEPQPQAQPPQPVQAPPPPPAPPAAAPAPVRLSKVTLTKEAPTVSLAKQGGTSGAMRVNLNWQVRKQFKGWGAKLGRAVAQHADLDLDLCALYELTDGRKGVVQALGNAFGAVNQPPYIQLDGDDRTGAVDTGENLTINLDHKDKLRRVIIFVTIYEGARSFADLHATVTLQPQHGAAIDFSLDECTVPSTVCALALITNNGGDLVVQREARYLVPDRGVSPQRTMDRAYGWGMNWTPGRK, from the coding sequence ATGGGGGCGAGCATGACAATGCTTAAGGGAACCAATGTTCCGGTGTCGGCTCAGGCCGTTCGTATCGAATTGGGCTGGCGTTCGGGCCCGGGCGTGCCGGACGTCGATGCCTCGGCTCTGCTGCTGGCGTCCGGGAAAGTCCGCTCCGACGCCGACTTCGTCTTTTACAACCAGCCCGCCCATGCCTCCGGCGCCGTGCGCCACGAGGGCAAGAAGCCCGCAGGGGACGGCGTGAGCGACACCCTCGCCGTTGATCTCGCCCGCGTGGAGCCCTCCATCGAGCGCATCGTGCTGGCCGCCTCGGCCGACGGCGGCAGCTTCGGACAGGTCCCCGGTCTGTACATCCGGGTGCTCGACGCGGGCAGTGGCGCGGAGCTCGCACGCTTCGACAGTCAGGACGCTTCTGTAGAGACGGCCTTTCTGCTCGGCGAGCTCTACCGGCGTCAGGGAGCGTGGAAATTCCGCGCCGTGGGTCAGGGCTACAGCAGTGGACTCGCCGGTCTGGCAACGGACTTCGGGATCAGCGTGGACGAACCCCAGCCGCAGGCGCAGCCCCCGCAGCCCGTCCAGGCGCCCCCGCCCCCGCCCGCACCCCCGGCCGCCGCCCCCGCACCCGTACGGCTGTCCAAGGTCACCCTCACGAAGGAGGCGCCCACCGTCTCCCTCGCCAAACAGGGCGGCACCTCGGGCGCGATGAGGGTCAACCTCAACTGGCAGGTGCGCAAACAGTTCAAGGGCTGGGGCGCCAAACTGGGCCGGGCCGTCGCCCAGCACGCCGACCTCGACCTCGACCTCTGTGCGCTGTACGAACTGACCGACGGCCGCAAGGGCGTGGTCCAGGCCCTCGGCAATGCCTTCGGGGCGGTCAACCAGCCGCCGTACATCCAACTCGACGGCGACGACCGCACCGGAGCCGTGGACACCGGCGAGAACCTCACCATCAACCTCGACCACAAGGACAAGCTCCGCCGCGTCATCATCTTCGTGACGATCTACGAGGGCGCCCGCAGCTTCGCCGACCTCCACGCGACCGTCACCCTCCAGCCGCAGCACGGCGCGGCCATCGACTTCTCGCTGGACGAATGCACCGTGCCGTCCACGGTCTGCGCCCTGGCGCTCATCACCAACAACGGGGGAGACCTCGTCGTGCAGCGCGAGGCCCGCTATCTGGTGCCCGACCGCGGAGTGAGCCCGCAGCGGACCATGGACCGCGCCTACGGCTGGGGCATGAACTGGACGCCCGGCAGGAAGTGA
- a CDS encoding helix-turn-helix domain-containing protein, whose translation MSHDQPPPGSAEAPYLELLARGAATEAYDRPVLLARADGASPEVLAALESAKQVALRVRAELAERRRREAELSALFETANDLAGLRDLDAVLRAIVQRARSLLGTEVAYLCLNDPAAGDTYMRVTEGSVSARFQQLRLGMGEGLGGLVAQTARPYVTESYFDDPRFEHTRNIDSAVRDEGLAAILGVPLTLGSQIIGVLFAADRRARVFAHEQVALLGSFAAHAAVAIDTANLLAETRTALAELEKANAIIRDHSGVIERASDVHDRLTELVLRGGGVHDVAGAVAEVLDGDVEFIEGDFGPAGADGHAVRRGEDWVAAVSAGGEQLGALVLRGRPGLDPVDLRTLERAALVTSLLLLARRSAGEAEQRVRGELLDDLLDAPDRDPRLLRERAARLRADLDAPHVVLAARIDVPEGAGSAERESADRQRLWSAASHLAATRHGLAAARDGGTVLLLPLGPDDNPAALARSCAKHLGGALHERVTVGASAPVAAPADRTAAVGDAYAEARRCIEALRLLGRSGDGAAAQDLGFLGLLLADTGDIDGFVRRTIGEVVSYDERRGTDLVRTLDAYFACGMSPARTKDTLHVHVNTVAQRLERIGRLLGPDWQAPSRALEIQLALRLHGLSSAIAR comes from the coding sequence ATGTCCCACGACCAACCGCCGCCCGGCTCCGCCGAGGCCCCTTACCTGGAGCTTCTCGCGCGCGGAGCCGCAACCGAGGCCTACGACCGGCCGGTGCTCCTCGCCCGCGCCGACGGCGCCTCTCCCGAGGTGCTCGCCGCCCTGGAGTCCGCCAAGCAGGTCGCGCTGCGGGTACGGGCCGAACTGGCGGAGCGGCGGCGGCGCGAGGCCGAACTCTCCGCGCTCTTCGAGACCGCCAACGACCTGGCAGGACTGCGCGACCTCGACGCCGTGCTCCGGGCCATCGTGCAGCGCGCCCGGTCGCTGCTGGGCACGGAGGTCGCGTATCTCTGCCTCAACGACCCGGCGGCCGGCGACACCTATATGCGTGTCACCGAGGGCTCGGTCTCGGCCCGCTTCCAGCAGTTGAGGCTCGGCATGGGCGAAGGGCTCGGCGGGCTCGTCGCCCAGACCGCCCGGCCGTACGTCACCGAGAGCTATTTCGACGACCCGCGCTTCGAGCACACCAGGAACATCGACTCGGCGGTACGCGACGAGGGCCTGGCCGCCATCCTCGGCGTGCCCCTCACCCTCGGCAGCCAGATCATCGGCGTCCTCTTCGCCGCCGACCGCAGGGCCCGGGTCTTCGCCCATGAACAGGTCGCGCTCCTCGGCTCGTTCGCGGCGCACGCCGCCGTGGCCATCGACACCGCCAACCTGCTCGCCGAGACCCGCACGGCACTGGCCGAACTCGAAAAGGCGAACGCGATCATCCGCGACCACAGCGGAGTCATCGAACGCGCCTCGGACGTCCACGACCGGCTCACCGAACTGGTGCTGCGCGGCGGCGGCGTCCATGACGTGGCGGGTGCGGTGGCCGAAGTCCTCGACGGGGACGTCGAGTTCATCGAGGGCGACTTCGGCCCCGCGGGCGCCGACGGCCACGCGGTACGCCGCGGGGAGGACTGGGTCGCCGCCGTCTCGGCAGGCGGAGAACAGCTCGGCGCACTGGTCCTGCGCGGCAGGCCCGGCCTCGACCCGGTCGACCTGCGCACCCTGGAACGGGCCGCACTCGTCACCTCCCTCCTGCTCCTCGCCCGCCGCTCGGCCGGCGAGGCGGAGCAGCGGGTGCGCGGGGAACTCCTCGACGACCTCCTCGACGCCCCGGACCGCGACCCGCGACTCCTGCGCGAACGCGCCGCCCGGCTGCGGGCCGACCTGGACGCGCCGCACGTGGTGCTGGCCGCGCGGATCGACGTACCGGAGGGGGCAGGATCCGCCGAGCGGGAGAGCGCGGACCGGCAACGGCTGTGGTCGGCGGCCTCGCATCTGGCGGCGACCCGGCACGGGCTGGCCGCAGCGCGCGACGGCGGCACCGTACTGCTGCTTCCGCTGGGTCCTGACGACAACCCGGCTGCTCTGGCCCGGAGTTGCGCGAAACACCTCGGCGGGGCACTCCACGAGCGCGTCACGGTCGGCGCCTCGGCGCCGGTGGCGGCGCCCGCCGACCGCACCGCCGCGGTGGGAGACGCCTATGCCGAGGCGCGCCGCTGCATCGAGGCGCTGCGGCTGCTCGGCAGGTCCGGCGACGGGGCGGCGGCACAGGACCTCGGCTTCCTCGGGCTGCTGCTCGCCGACACCGGGGACATCGACGGTTTCGTACGGCGCACGATCGGCGAGGTCGTGTCGTACGACGAGAGGCGCGGCACCGACCTGGTGCGCACCCTGGACGCGTACTTCGCGTGCGGAATGAGCCCGGCCCGTACGAAGGACACCCTGCACGTCCACGTCAACACGGTGGCCCAGCGGCTGGAGCGGATCGGCCGCCTGCTGGGCCCCGACTGGCAGGCGCCGTCGCGCGCACTGGAGATCCAACTCGCCCTGCGTCTGCACGGGTTGTCGTCCGCGATCGCGCGCTGA
- a CDS encoding O-antigen ligase family protein, translating to MAASADDTSARAGGSAPDVVGVLVLSGCAVWALVTAAGREARPEGVLLAVLALAAGYAWGRICGTLLPVAAAVAAALAALGLAVGSRHGVPGATSAHAVGHTGATAALLVLATGAACSAAWAARPPVLRLVLRLFAAALAVAALLLDSVPGCVAALGVLLCSLAAARMRSRAAGLAGLILATGLVVGGSWAVAEHALPDGLAVSLEDQLTQNRVLLWQDAIGLAKEHPALGVGPDRFGELSTTAQRSLDPDSKPHSAALQQAAEEGVVGVCLLAAAFGWILYGLWRSPRSTPVVLTAGAALTALAALASVGNALSFTPVTAGAGLLAGLATARPQGESAGPGGEDAAETGSGLGRLPTGH from the coding sequence ATGGCCGCATCGGCGGACGACACTTCCGCTCGGGCCGGCGGCAGTGCGCCCGATGTCGTCGGGGTGCTCGTACTGAGCGGCTGCGCCGTCTGGGCGCTGGTCACCGCGGCGGGCCGCGAGGCGCGGCCCGAGGGTGTCCTGCTGGCCGTGCTCGCCCTCGCCGCGGGCTACGCCTGGGGCCGTATCTGCGGAACCCTGCTCCCGGTGGCCGCCGCCGTGGCCGCGGCGCTCGCCGCGCTGGGGCTGGCCGTCGGCTCGCGCCACGGTGTTCCCGGGGCGACGTCGGCCCATGCAGTGGGCCACACCGGTGCGACGGCCGCCCTGCTGGTCCTGGCGACGGGCGCGGCCTGCTCGGCCGCCTGGGCCGCGCGGCCGCCGGTGCTCAGGCTGGTGCTGCGGCTCTTCGCGGCGGCTCTTGCGGTGGCCGCGCTCCTCCTCGATTCCGTTCCCGGGTGCGTGGCCGCACTCGGCGTCCTGCTGTGCTCGCTCGCGGCAGCCCGGATGCGCAGCAGGGCCGCGGGCCTCGCGGGGCTGATTCTGGCCACGGGTCTTGTGGTGGGCGGGTCGTGGGCGGTGGCCGAGCACGCGCTTCCCGACGGTCTCGCCGTTTCGCTCGAGGACCAGCTCACGCAGAACCGGGTGCTGCTGTGGCAGGACGCGATCGGGCTGGCCAAGGAGCATCCCGCGCTGGGCGTGGGCCCCGACCGCTTCGGCGAGCTGAGCACGACCGCCCAGCGGTCGCTGGACCCCGACAGCAAACCGCACTCGGCGGCGCTGCAGCAGGCCGCCGAGGAGGGCGTCGTCGGTGTCTGCCTTCTCGCGGCCGCCTTCGGCTGGATCCTGTACGGGCTCTGGCGCTCGCCCCGGTCCACACCGGTGGTCCTCACGGCGGGTGCGGCGCTCACCGCGCTGGCCGCTCTGGCGAGCGTCGGCAACGCACTGAGCTTCACACCGGTGACCGCGGGCGCCGGACTGCTGGCCGGGCTGGCCACGGCCCGCCCGCAGGGCGAGAGCGCCGGTCCTGGCGGGGAGGATGCCGCGGAGACCGGGTCAGGCCTTGGCCGGCTTCCCACCGGCCACTAG
- a CDS encoding glycosyltransferase — translation MSVMAWIAVGSLAAWLWLLLGQGFFWRTDQRLPARTDPPHWPRVAIVVPARDEAEVLPLSLPSLLAQDYPGEAGIHLVDDGSSDGTGELARSLAEQHGGLPLTVVSPGEPEPGWTGKLWALRYGISVARESEPEYLLLTDADIAHEPDSLRELVAAARSQDLDLVSLMARLRVASLWERLVVPAFVYFFAQLYPFRWINRAGARTAAAAGGCVLLRTEAAERARVPESIRQAVIDDVSLARAVQGSGGRIWLGLAERVDSVRPYPGLGDLWRMVSRSAYAQLRHSVLLLAGTVAGLAVVYLAPPVALLAGLLTGDVPAAWAGGLAWLVMVGTYLPMLAYYRQSLWLAPLLPFTAFLYLLMTVDSAVQHYRGRGAAWKGRTYARPETAPDR, via the coding sequence ATGAGCGTCATGGCATGGATCGCCGTCGGATCGCTGGCCGCCTGGCTGTGGCTGCTCCTTGGCCAGGGTTTCTTCTGGCGCACCGATCAGCGCCTGCCCGCGCGCACGGACCCGCCCCACTGGCCCCGTGTCGCGATCGTGGTGCCCGCCAGGGACGAGGCCGAGGTGCTGCCGCTGAGCCTCCCCTCCCTGCTGGCCCAGGACTATCCCGGGGAGGCCGGGATCCATCTGGTCGACGACGGAAGTTCGGACGGTACGGGGGAGCTGGCGCGCTCACTCGCCGAACAGCACGGCGGACTGCCGCTGACCGTCGTGTCGCCGGGCGAGCCCGAGCCCGGTTGGACCGGGAAACTCTGGGCGCTGCGGTACGGGATTTCCGTCGCCCGGGAGAGCGAGCCCGAGTATCTGCTTCTCACGGACGCCGACATCGCCCATGAGCCGGACAGTCTGCGGGAGTTGGTGGCCGCAGCCCGGTCGCAGGACCTCGATCTGGTCTCCCTGATGGCCCGGCTGCGGGTGGCGAGCCTGTGGGAGCGGCTCGTCGTCCCGGCCTTCGTCTACTTCTTCGCCCAGCTCTATCCGTTCCGGTGGATCAACAGGGCCGGGGCCAGGACGGCGGCCGCGGCCGGCGGCTGTGTGCTGCTGCGCACCGAGGCCGCCGAGCGGGCACGCGTACCGGAGTCGATCCGTCAGGCGGTCATCGACGACGTCTCGCTCGCCCGGGCGGTGCAGGGCAGTGGCGGGCGGATCTGGCTGGGGCTCGCCGAGCGTGTGGACAGCGTCCGTCCGTATCCGGGCCTCGGTGACCTGTGGCGGATGGTCTCGCGCAGCGCCTACGCGCAGTTGCGGCACAGTGTGCTGCTGCTCGCCGGTACGGTCGCCGGACTCGCGGTGGTCTACCTCGCGCCGCCGGTCGCACTGCTGGCCGGGCTGCTCACCGGGGATGTGCCCGCCGCCTGGGCGGGCGGTCTCGCCTGGCTGGTGATGGTGGGCACGTATCTGCCCATGCTGGCCTACTACCGGCAGTCGCTCTGGCTCGCGCCGCTGCTGCCGTTCACCGCGTTCCTCTACTTGCTGATGACGGTGGACTCCGCGGTGCAGCACTACCGCGGCCGCGGCGCCGCCTGGAAGGGGCGGACGTACGCCCGCCCGGAGACGGCGCCGGACCGCTGA
- a CDS encoding NUDIX hydrolase gives MATPDFILDIRATAGHQLLLLPGVSVVVLDDDGRVLLGRRADTGKWAIIGGIPEPGEQPATTAVREVFEETAVRCVPERIILVQALKPITYPNGDRCQFMDTSFLCRAVGGEARVNDDESLEVGWFPVDALPELADFDLTRIKRALSDEPTWFDATVAE, from the coding sequence ATGGCAACTCCCGATTTCATCCTCGACATCAGGGCCACCGCGGGCCACCAGCTGCTCCTTCTGCCGGGCGTGAGCGTCGTCGTCCTCGACGACGACGGACGCGTGCTGCTCGGCCGTCGCGCCGACACGGGCAAGTGGGCCATCATCGGCGGGATTCCGGAGCCGGGGGAGCAGCCGGCGACGACCGCGGTGCGCGAGGTCTTCGAGGAGACGGCCGTGCGGTGCGTACCGGAGCGGATCATTCTGGTGCAGGCGCTGAAGCCGATCACGTACCCCAACGGCGACCGCTGCCAGTTCATGGACACCAGCTTCCTGTGCCGCGCCGTGGGCGGGGAGGCACGCGTGAACGACGACGAGTCCCTCGAGGTGGGATGGTTCCCGGTCGACGCGCTGCCGGAGCTCGCCGACTTCGACCTGACGCGGATCAAGAGGGCGCTCAGCGACGAACCCACATGGTTCGACGCCACCGTCGCGGAGTGA
- a CDS encoding glutamate racemase has protein sequence MKIALMDSGIGLLAAAAAVRRLRPDADLVLSSDPDGMPWGRHTPEGVAACALAVARAAAAHRPDALIVACNTASVHALATLRAELEPQIPVIGTVPAIKPAAAGGGPVAIWATPATTGSPYQRGLIRDFAAGVDVTEVPCPGLADAVQQADEAAIDRAVAAAAALTPAGVRTVVLGCTHYELVAERIRTAVQQPGAAPVVLHGSAEAVAAQALRRIGSGPSPAAAPSTGLTVLLSGRHAALPDAALAYVEGRLLEAMSPAH, from the coding sequence GTGAAGATCGCGCTCATGGACTCCGGGATCGGCCTGCTCGCGGCAGCTGCCGCGGTGCGCCGACTGCGACCGGACGCAGATCTGGTCCTCTCCTCAGACCCCGACGGAATGCCCTGGGGGCGTCATACCCCCGAGGGCGTGGCCGCCTGCGCGCTGGCCGTGGCCCGCGCGGCCGCCGCGCACCGCCCCGATGCGCTGATCGTCGCCTGCAACACGGCCTCCGTACACGCACTGGCGACCCTCCGCGCCGAGCTGGAGCCGCAGATTCCGGTCATCGGTACGGTGCCCGCGATCAAGCCGGCCGCGGCCGGCGGCGGACCCGTCGCCATCTGGGCCACCCCCGCCACCACCGGCAGCCCCTACCAGCGGGGACTGATCCGCGACTTCGCCGCGGGCGTCGACGTCACCGAAGTGCCCTGTCCCGGCCTGGCGGACGCGGTACAGCAGGCGGACGAGGCTGCGATCGACCGTGCCGTCGCCGCCGCGGCCGCGCTCACCCCGGCCGGTGTAAGGACCGTCGTCCTGGGCTGCACCCATTACGAGCTCGTCGCCGAGCGGATCCGTACAGCTGTACAGCAGCCCGGCGCCGCCCCGGTCGTCCTGCATGGATCCGCGGAGGCGGTGGCGGCTCAGGCGCTGCGCCGGATCGGTTCCGGGCCCTCCCCGGCAGCCGCGCCGAGCACCGGGCTGACCGTCCTACTCAGCGGTCGTCACGCCGCCCTGCCCGATGCCGCGCTCGCCTATGTGGAAGGCCGCCTGCTCGAGGCGATGAGTCCCGCACACTGA
- a CDS encoding MFS transporter: MAAPTEPATSLRSMQKVVAASLIGTTIEWYDFFLYGSAAALVFNKLFFPDSDPLVGTLLSFLTYAVGFAARPLGALVFGHYGDRLGRKKLLVVSLLMMGAATFAIGLLPTHATVGAAAPVLLTVLRLVQGFALGGEWGGAVLLVSEHGAPERRGFWASWPQTGAPAGQLLATGVLSALTALLSDAAFTSWGWRIPFLLSGVLVGVGLWIRLSVDESPLFKAALARAEARKATSEVEKMPLVSVLRHHWRDVLVAMGARMAENISYYVITAFILVYATTSAGLSKQTALNAVLVASAVHFAVIPAWGALSDRIGRRPVYLIGAVGVGAWMFPFFALIDTKSFGSLLLAVTVGLIFHGAMYAPQAAFFSEMFATRMRYSGASIGAQFSSVAAGAPAPLIATALLADYDSSTPIALYVIAAALLTVVAIGCAKETRTRDLDNIEESAGAPAPSAAVDARTA; the protein is encoded by the coding sequence ATGGCCGCACCCACGGAACCCGCCACCTCGCTCCGGAGCATGCAGAAAGTCGTCGCCGCCAGCCTGATCGGCACCACCATCGAGTGGTACGACTTCTTCCTGTACGGCTCCGCAGCCGCGCTGGTCTTCAACAAGCTCTTCTTCCCGGACTCCGACCCGCTCGTCGGAACCCTCCTCTCCTTCCTCACCTACGCCGTCGGTTTCGCCGCCCGCCCTCTCGGCGCCCTGGTCTTCGGTCATTACGGCGACCGGCTCGGCCGCAAGAAGCTGCTGGTCGTCAGCCTGTTGATGATGGGCGCCGCGACCTTCGCCATCGGTCTGCTGCCCACCCACGCCACCGTCGGCGCCGCGGCACCCGTGCTGCTCACCGTCCTCCGTCTCGTCCAGGGCTTCGCGCTCGGCGGCGAATGGGGCGGTGCCGTACTCCTGGTGTCCGAGCACGGAGCTCCCGAGCGGCGAGGGTTCTGGGCCTCGTGGCCGCAGACCGGGGCGCCTGCCGGGCAGTTGCTCGCCACCGGTGTCCTCTCGGCGCTCACCGCGCTCCTTTCGGACGCCGCGTTCACTTCGTGGGGATGGCGCATACCGTTCCTGCTCTCCGGTGTACTGGTCGGTGTCGGCCTGTGGATTCGTCTCTCTGTCGATGAATCCCCCTTGTTCAAGGCCGCGTTGGCACGGGCCGAAGCCCGCAAGGCAACCAGCGAGGTGGAGAAGATGCCGCTCGTCTCCGTGCTGCGTCACCACTGGCGCGACGTGCTCGTCGCCATGGGCGCACGCATGGCCGAGAACATCAGCTACTACGTCATCACCGCCTTCATCCTCGTGTACGCGACGACCTCCGCCGGCCTCAGCAAGCAGACCGCGCTCAACGCCGTACTCGTCGCCTCCGCCGTGCACTTCGCGGTGATCCCCGCCTGGGGCGCGCTCTCGGACCGCATCGGCCGCAGGCCCGTCTATCTGATCGGCGCGGTCGGCGTCGGGGCGTGGATGTTCCCGTTCTTCGCGCTCATCGACACCAAGAGTTTCGGGAGCCTGCTGCTCGCCGTGACCGTCGGACTGATCTTCCACGGTGCGATGTACGCACCCCAGGCGGCCTTCTTCTCGGAGATGTTCGCCACCCGGATGCGGTACTCCGGTGCGTCGATCGGCGCGCAGTTCTCCTCGGTCGCGGCCGGTGCGCCGGCACCGCTCATCGCCACCGCGCTGCTCGCCGACTACGACAGTTCCACGCCGATCGCCCTGTACGTGATCGCGGCGGCGCTCCTGACCGTGGTCGCGATCGGCTGCGCCAAGGAGACCCGCACCCGGGACCTGGACAACATCGAGGAGAGCGCGGGCGCGCCGGCACCGTCCGCCGCTGTCGACGCTCGTACCGCCTGA
- the lnt gene encoding apolipoprotein N-acyltransferase, whose product MSTTIAPVEAPAPPPAPVPRYRKLVRPALAAASGLLLYASFPPRPLWWLAPFAFALFGLVLHGRRARAGFGLGYLMGLGFLLPLLVWTGVEVGPGPWLGLAAIEALFVAAAGAGIAYVSRLPLSPLWAAGVWIAVEAARARVPFGGFPWGKVAFGQPEGVFLPLAAVGGTPVLGFAVVLCGFGLGELVRRSYAQRRVWERGVAGAALLAAVPVAAGLAALPLVDDGAEDGTTTVALIQGNVPRMGLDFASQRRAVLDYHVRETKKLAADVKAGRAEQPDLVLWPENSSDIDPYANADAYMAIDEAAKAIGAPISVGAVVNAKNGDLLNEQILWDPTKGPTTTYDKRQLQPFGEYMPYRSFFRIFSSDVDLVRQDFTPGKKSVVFDMAGTKIGPVTCYEAAFDWAVRDQVKAGAQIISVPSNNATFDRSEMTYQQLAMSRVRAVEHSRAVMVPVTTGVTAVIRPDGSVAQKTKMFTADALVAEVPKRSSTTPATELGTLPEWLLVAVGLGGIGWAGTRTYKIRKARG is encoded by the coding sequence GTGAGCACCACCATCGCCCCTGTCGAGGCCCCCGCCCCTCCGCCTGCGCCCGTCCCGCGCTACCGCAAGCTGGTGCGGCCCGCCCTGGCGGCAGCCTCAGGACTGCTGCTGTACGCAAGCTTCCCGCCGAGACCGCTGTGGTGGCTGGCTCCTTTCGCCTTCGCGCTGTTCGGCCTGGTCCTGCACGGCCGCCGGGCCAGGGCGGGTTTCGGCCTCGGCTATCTGATGGGCCTGGGGTTCCTCCTGCCGCTGCTGGTGTGGACGGGCGTCGAGGTCGGCCCCGGACCCTGGCTGGGGCTCGCGGCGATCGAGGCACTGTTCGTCGCCGCGGCAGGGGCCGGGATCGCGTACGTCTCGCGGCTGCCGCTCTCACCGCTCTGGGCCGCCGGTGTGTGGATCGCCGTCGAGGCGGCCCGCGCCCGGGTTCCGTTCGGCGGGTTCCCCTGGGGCAAGGTCGCCTTCGGGCAGCCCGAAGGGGTCTTCCTGCCGCTGGCCGCCGTGGGCGGCACCCCGGTGCTGGGCTTCGCCGTGGTCCTCTGCGGATTCGGGCTCGGCGAGCTCGTACGGCGGTCGTACGCGCAGCGCCGGGTGTGGGAGCGCGGTGTCGCGGGCGCCGCCCTGCTGGCCGCGGTACCTGTCGCGGCGGGGCTTGCCGCGCTGCCCCTCGTCGACGACGGGGCCGAGGACGGCACCACCACTGTCGCCCTCATCCAGGGCAACGTCCCGCGGATGGGGCTCGACTTCGCCTCCCAGCGCCGCGCGGTGCTCGACTACCACGTACGCGAGACGAAGAAGCTCGCCGCCGATGTGAAGGCGGGGCGTGCCGAGCAGCCGGACCTGGTGCTCTGGCCGGAGAACTCCTCCGACATCGACCCGTACGCCAACGCCGACGCGTACATGGCCATCGACGAGGCGGCCAAGGCGATAGGCGCGCCCATCTCGGTCGGCGCGGTCGTCAACGCGAAGAACGGCGACCTGCTCAACGAGCAGATCCTGTGGGACCCGACGAAGGGCCCCACGACCACGTACGACAAGCGGCAGCTGCAGCCCTTCGGCGAGTACATGCCCTACCGCTCCTTCTTCCGGATCTTCAGCTCCGACGTCGACCTGGTGCGCCAGGACTTCACGCCCGGCAAGAAGTCCGTGGTGTTCGACATGGCGGGGACGAAGATCGGCCCGGTCACCTGCTACGAGGCGGCCTTCGACTGGGCGGTGCGCGACCAGGTGAAGGCGGGCGCGCAGATCATCTCCGTACCGAGCAACAACGCGACGTTCGACCGCAGCGAGATGACGTACCAGCAGCTCGCCATGTCACGGGTGCGGGCCGTCGAGCACAGCCGGGCCGTGATGGTCCCGGTCACCACAGGGGTCACCGCCGTGATCCGGCCGGACGGCTCCGTCGCGCAGAAGACGAAGATGTTCACCGCCGACGCACTGGTCGCCGAGGTGCCCAAGCGCTCCTCGACCACCCCGGCCACCGAACTCGGCACCCTGCCCGAGTGGTTGCTGGTCGCTGTCGGGCTGGGCGGGATCGGATGGGCGGGCACGCGTACGTACAAGATCAGGAAGGCCCGCGGTTAG
- a CDS encoding 3-hydroxybutyrate dehydrogenase, producing MTAPTTPRPAGPDLHGRSALVTGAAGGIGSACALRLAAAGAAVRATDRDAAGLDELVAAARGLPGPVEAHVLDLTDLDAAERAAAGADILVNNAGLQLVRPIEEFPPDVFHTVLTVMLEAPFRLIRGALPHMYGQGWGRIVNISSVHGLRASAYKSAYVTAKHGLEGLSKTAALEGAPHGVTSNCVNPGYVRTPLVERQIADQAAAHGIDESKVLTEVLLKDSAVKRLIEPEEVAEAVAYLCGPHASFATGTSLTLDGGWTAH from the coding sequence ATGACCGCGCCCACCACACCCCGTCCCGCCGGCCCCGATCTCCACGGCCGCAGCGCACTCGTCACCGGAGCCGCGGGCGGCATCGGCAGCGCCTGTGCGCTGCGGCTCGCCGCCGCGGGTGCCGCGGTCCGGGCCACCGACCGTGACGCTGCCGGACTCGACGAGCTCGTCGCAGCGGCCCGGGGGCTGCCCGGGCCCGTCGAGGCCCACGTCCTGGACCTGACCGATCTCGACGCGGCGGAGCGTGCGGCTGCCGGAGCGGACATCCTCGTCAACAACGCGGGACTCCAACTGGTGCGCCCCATCGAGGAGTTCCCGCCCGACGTCTTCCACACCGTGCTCACCGTCATGCTGGAGGCGCCGTTCCGGCTCATCAGAGGGGCGCTGCCGCACATGTACGGGCAGGGCTGGGGGCGGATCGTCAACATCTCCTCGGTGCACGGGCTGCGGGCCTCCGCGTACAAATCGGCGTACGTCACGGCCAAGCACGGTCTCGAAGGGCTCTCCAAGACCGCCGCGCTCGAAGGCGCCCCGCACGGCGTCACGTCGAACTGCGTGAACCCCGGCTATGTGCGCACCCCGCTGGTCGAGCGGCAGATCGCGGACCAGGCGGCCGCCCACGGCATCGACGAGTCGAAGGTGCTCACCGAGGTGCTGCTCAAGGACTCCGCGGTCAAGCGCCTGATCGAACCGGAGGAGGTCGCCGAGGCCGTCGCGTACCTCTGCGGCCCCCATGCCTCCTTCGCCACCGGCACCTCGCTCACCCTCGACGGAGGCTGGACCGCGCACTAG